In the genome of Populus trichocarpa isolate Nisqually-1 chromosome 6, P.trichocarpa_v4.1, whole genome shotgun sequence, one region contains:
- the LOC7491975 gene encoding uncharacterized protein LOC7491975 isoform X1 has product MSSKFNSSQFSSLDDDDDDFQIPLSQTPKQTLSIRNKPADNPRRPSKKPKKPPNPGKENIDPNSLLLYQKTESGANDFNLDENCSLDFIESSIDCTVSSKVGNEKFDSGSGKKEKLEVSGGYLCNSIEARLMKSRVDYSGVNVGNEEDFEENSELDALIKLCTEEEESEAREKIKVNCNGDECCFVLCPLCGTDISDLSEEFRLVHTNECLDKEENSVTYVVLGGDDGRPEVVPRGVEGPVCGPKKVVVSPVVKWLRNLGLERYEEDFVREEIDWETLQWLTEEDLFGIGVTALGPRKKIVHALSELRKGSNHAIEAHGDAHAFGEVGSRRSHGAEMQVEASKIIGDDTSKPTANKLITDYFPGSVPIKKKTSVISKEQRGAEKSQPGYVRKQGVKNYTKKGKFKDIPLWCSIPGTPFRVDAFKYLRGDCSHWFLTHFHMDHYQGLTRSFCHGKIYCSLITAKLVNLKIGIPWDSLHVLPLNQKICIAGVDVTCLDANHCPGSIIILFEPPNGKAVLHTGDFRFSEKMVTMPVLQMSSIHTLILDTTYCNAQYDFPKQEAVIQFVIEAIQAEAFNPKTLFLIGSYTIGKERLFLEVARVLHKKVYVNMAKFRLLECLGFPEEDMRWITLNEQESHIHVVPMWTLASFKRLKHLSSQYAGRFTLIVAFSPTGWTFGKGKKKSPGRRCQQGTIIRYEVPYSEHCSFTELREFVKFVSPENIIPSVNNDGPDSANDMVSLLLS; this is encoded by the exons ATGTCCTCAAAATTCAATTCGTCCCAATTTTCCTCCctcgacgacgacgacgacgacttCCAAATCCCTCTCTCCCAAACACCAAAACAGACTCTTTCTATCCGCAACAAACCCGCTGACAATCCTCGCCGTCCGTCAAAAAAGCCAAAGAAACCCCCCAATCCCGGCAAAGAAAATATAGATCCCAACTCTCTACTCCTATATCAGAAAACTGAGTCCGGTGCCAATGACTTCAATTTAGACGAGAATTGCAGTTTGGATTTTATAGAGTCAAGCATCGATTGTACTGTTTCTTCTAAAGTTGGAAACGAGAAATTTGATAGCGGGAgcggtaaaaaagaaaaattggaaGTGAGTGGAGGATATTTGTGTAATTCGATTGAGGCTAGGTTAATGAAATCAAGAGTGGATTATAGTGGAGTTAATGTTGGTAATGAAGAGGATTTCGAAGAAAATAGTGAGCTTGATGCCTTAATTAAGTTATGTACCGAGGAAGAAGAAAGTGAAGCTAGAGAGAAAATTAAGGTTAATTGTAATGGCGATGAATGTTGTTTTGTCTTATGTCCGCTTTGTGGGACAGATATTTCGGATTTGAGCGAGGAATTTCGATTAGTTCATACTAACGAGTGCCtggataaagaagaaaatagtgTTACATAT gtTGTTCTTGGTGGTGATGACGGCAGACCTGAGGTTGTGCCACGAGGCGTGGAGGGTCCTGTTTGTGGTCCGAAGAAAGTTGTTGTGTCACCTGTTGTTAAATGGCTAAGGAATCTGGGTTTAGAGAGATATGAAGAGGATTTTGTTCGAGAAGAGATTGATTGGGAGACTTTACAGTGGCTGACAGAAGAG gACCTCTTTGGCATTGGTGTCACTGCACTTGGTCCTAGGAAGAAGATTGTGCATGCTCTTAGTGAGCTTAGAAAAGGGTCTAATCACGCAATCGAGGCACATGGAGATGCACACGCCTTTGGTGAAGTTGGTTCACGGAGAAGCCATGGAGCAGAAATGCAAGTAGAGGCTTCTAAAATTATTGGCGATGACACTAGTAAACCAACTGCAAACAAATTGATTACGGATTATTTTCCTGGATCTGTAcctatcaagaaaaaaactagtgtCATCTCTAAAGAACAACGGGGAGCAGAAAAAAGTCAGCCAGGCTATGTTCGTAAACAAGGGGTGAAAAACTATACTAAAAAAGGAAAGTTCAAAGATATTCCTTTGTGGTGTAGCATACCAGGGACACCATTTAGAGTG GATGCTTTCAAATATCTTAGAGGAGATTGTTCCCATTGGTTTCTTACTCACTTCCACATGGACC ATTATCAAGGATTAACAAGGTCTTTCTGTCATGGGAAGATTTACTGCTCCTTGATCACAGCAAAGCTTGTAAATTTAAAGATTGGGATCCCTTGGGATAGTTTACATGTTTTACCTCTCAACCAAAAGATCTGTATTGCTGGTGTTGATGTGACATGCTTGGATGCAAACCACTGTCCAGGCTCCATTATAATTCTCTTCGAACCTCCCAATGGTAAG GCTGTGCTACACACGGGAGATTTTCGTTTTTCTGAGAAGATGGTTACAATGCCTGTTTTGCAAATGTCTTCTATCCATACTCTCATCCTTGATACTACATATTGTAATGCCCAG TATGACTTTCCGAAGCAGGAGGCTGTAATACAATTTGTCATTGAGGCCATTCAAGCTGAAGCTTTCAACCCCAAAACACTTTTTTTGATCGGAAGCTATACAATTG gaaaggaaaggttgTTTTTGGAGGTTGCTCGTGTGCTCCATAAGAAGGTTTATGTCAACATGGCAAAATTCCGTCTTTTAGAATGCTTGGGGTTCCCTGAAGAAGATATGAGGTGGATTACATTAAATGAACAAGAAAGCCACATTCATGTTGTGCCTATGTGGACGCTTGCAAGCTTCAAAAGATTGAAACATTTATCGAGTCAATATGCA GGTCGATTCACTCTCATAGTTGCTTTCTCCCCCACTGGCTGGACATTTGGTAAAGGGAAGAAGAAATCTCCAGGGAGAAGGTGTCAGCAGGGAACTATTATAAG ATACGAAGTACCATACAGTGAGCATTGCAGTTTTACAGAACTCAGAGAGTTTGTGAAGTTTGTGTCTCCTGAAAACATAATACCAAGTGTAAATAATGATGGACCAGATTCTGCCAATGATATGGTTTCCCTCCTGCTGTCTTGA
- the LOC7491975 gene encoding uncharacterized protein LOC7491975 isoform X2, with the protein MSSKFNSSQFSSLDDDDDDFQIPLSQTPKQTLSIRNKPADNPRRPSKKPKKPPNPGKENIDPNSLLLYQKTESGANDFNLDENCSLDFIESSIDCTVSSKVGNEKFDSGSGKKEKLEVSGGYLCNSIEARLMKSRVDYSGVNVGNEEDFEENSELDALIKLCTEEEESEAREKIKVNCNGDECCFVLCPLCGTDISDLSEEFRLVHTNECLDKEENSVTYVVLGGDDGRPEVVPRGVEGPVCGPKKVVVSPVVKWLRNLGLERYEEDFVREEIDWETLQWLTEEDLFGIGVTALGPRKKIVHALSELRKGSNHAIEAHGDAHAFGEVGSRRSHGAEMQVEASKIIGDDTSKPTANKLITDYFPGSVPIKKKTSVISKEQRGAEKSQPGYVRKQGVKNYTKKGKFKDIPLWCSIPGTPFRVDAFKYLRGDCSHWFLTHFHMDHYQGLTRSFCHGKIYCSLITAKLVNLKIGIPWDSLHVLPLNQKICIAGVDVTCLDANHCPGSIIILFEPPNGKAVLHTGDFRFSEKMVTMPVLQMSSIHTLILDTTYCNAQYDFPKQEAVIQFVIEAIQAEAFNPKTLFLIGSYTIGKVVFGGCSCAP; encoded by the exons ATGTCCTCAAAATTCAATTCGTCCCAATTTTCCTCCctcgacgacgacgacgacgacttCCAAATCCCTCTCTCCCAAACACCAAAACAGACTCTTTCTATCCGCAACAAACCCGCTGACAATCCTCGCCGTCCGTCAAAAAAGCCAAAGAAACCCCCCAATCCCGGCAAAGAAAATATAGATCCCAACTCTCTACTCCTATATCAGAAAACTGAGTCCGGTGCCAATGACTTCAATTTAGACGAGAATTGCAGTTTGGATTTTATAGAGTCAAGCATCGATTGTACTGTTTCTTCTAAAGTTGGAAACGAGAAATTTGATAGCGGGAgcggtaaaaaagaaaaattggaaGTGAGTGGAGGATATTTGTGTAATTCGATTGAGGCTAGGTTAATGAAATCAAGAGTGGATTATAGTGGAGTTAATGTTGGTAATGAAGAGGATTTCGAAGAAAATAGTGAGCTTGATGCCTTAATTAAGTTATGTACCGAGGAAGAAGAAAGTGAAGCTAGAGAGAAAATTAAGGTTAATTGTAATGGCGATGAATGTTGTTTTGTCTTATGTCCGCTTTGTGGGACAGATATTTCGGATTTGAGCGAGGAATTTCGATTAGTTCATACTAACGAGTGCCtggataaagaagaaaatagtgTTACATAT gtTGTTCTTGGTGGTGATGACGGCAGACCTGAGGTTGTGCCACGAGGCGTGGAGGGTCCTGTTTGTGGTCCGAAGAAAGTTGTTGTGTCACCTGTTGTTAAATGGCTAAGGAATCTGGGTTTAGAGAGATATGAAGAGGATTTTGTTCGAGAAGAGATTGATTGGGAGACTTTACAGTGGCTGACAGAAGAG gACCTCTTTGGCATTGGTGTCACTGCACTTGGTCCTAGGAAGAAGATTGTGCATGCTCTTAGTGAGCTTAGAAAAGGGTCTAATCACGCAATCGAGGCACATGGAGATGCACACGCCTTTGGTGAAGTTGGTTCACGGAGAAGCCATGGAGCAGAAATGCAAGTAGAGGCTTCTAAAATTATTGGCGATGACACTAGTAAACCAACTGCAAACAAATTGATTACGGATTATTTTCCTGGATCTGTAcctatcaagaaaaaaactagtgtCATCTCTAAAGAACAACGGGGAGCAGAAAAAAGTCAGCCAGGCTATGTTCGTAAACAAGGGGTGAAAAACTATACTAAAAAAGGAAAGTTCAAAGATATTCCTTTGTGGTGTAGCATACCAGGGACACCATTTAGAGTG GATGCTTTCAAATATCTTAGAGGAGATTGTTCCCATTGGTTTCTTACTCACTTCCACATGGACC ATTATCAAGGATTAACAAGGTCTTTCTGTCATGGGAAGATTTACTGCTCCTTGATCACAGCAAAGCTTGTAAATTTAAAGATTGGGATCCCTTGGGATAGTTTACATGTTTTACCTCTCAACCAAAAGATCTGTATTGCTGGTGTTGATGTGACATGCTTGGATGCAAACCACTGTCCAGGCTCCATTATAATTCTCTTCGAACCTCCCAATGGTAAG GCTGTGCTACACACGGGAGATTTTCGTTTTTCTGAGAAGATGGTTACAATGCCTGTTTTGCAAATGTCTTCTATCCATACTCTCATCCTTGATACTACATATTGTAATGCCCAG TATGACTTTCCGAAGCAGGAGGCTGTAATACAATTTGTCATTGAGGCCATTCAAGCTGAAGCTTTCAACCCCAAAACACTTTTTTTGATCGGAAGCTATACAATTG gaaaggttgTTTTTGGAGGTTGCTCGTGTGCTCCATAA